A window of Aquibium oceanicum genomic DNA:
TCATGGGCGAAAGCTACATCCGCGCCGCCCGCGCCTTCGGCATCCGCCCGCGGAAGATCGTCTTCCGATATGCGTTGCGCATCGCGATCCTGCCGACGATCACGCTGGTGGGCCTCGGATTCAGCGGGCTCCTGTCGGGCGTCGTGTTCGCCGAGGTGATCTTCGCGCGACCGGGCATCGGCAAGCTGATCTACGACACCGTCCTCAACCGCAATTTTCCCGTCGTCCAGGGCGCCGTCATTGTGGCGACCTCGCTCTACCTCGTCATCACCCTCGTTTCCGATCTCGTCGTCGCGATGCTGGATCCCCGTGTCCGTGAATCCCTCTGAAGCCCTCCAGCCACGCGAGTCCGCGGCCCGCGAGCGCGCAGCCAGCCTGAAGCTGTTCCTGAGCAACTGGCAGGGCGTCGTCGGGCTTGTGCTGGTCATCCTGTTCTTCGCCAGCGCGCTGCTGGCACCCTGGATCGCGCCGTACCATCCCGCGGCCATGGACATTCCGGCGAGGCTCTCGCCGCCGACCCTCGATCACCTAGCCGGCACGGACCAGCTCGGGCGCGACACGCTTTCGCGCGTGCTGTGGGGCGGGCGCATCGCGCTGCAGGTCGCGGCGATCGGCGTCTCGGTGTCGCTGGTCGTCGGTCTGGCGCTCGGCATGATCGCCGGCTACGGACCCCGCTGGCTGGACAATCTCCTTCTCTTGCTCTTCGATGCCGTACGCGCCTTTCCCACCATCGTGCTGGCGATGGCTACGGTCGCGCTGACCGGCCCGAGCCTCGGGCTGGTGCTGGCGATCGTCATCATTTCGTCGATCCCGCACTACGCGCGAATGGCCCGCACGGCGACGCTCGCCATCCGCAGCGCGGAGTTCATCCTGGCGCAGCGCTCGCTGGGAGCGAGCACGCCGCGCATCCTGCTGCTGCACATCCTGCCGAACGTTGCCGGGCCTCTGCTGATCCTCGCGGCCATGGACGTGCCGGTCGTCGTGACCATCGAGGCGGGGTTGAGCTTCCTCGGGCTTGGGGTGCGGCCCCCGCAGGCGAGCTGGGGCACCATCCTCAACGAGGGATACCTGGTGATCCGCGACACGCCGTGGCTGGTGGTCGCGGGCGGCGTCCCGCTGGTCCTGACCACGCTCGGCTTCACCTTCCTGGGCGAGGCGCTGCGCGACGTGCTGGACCCGCGATTGCGGCGGGGGCGGTGATTGTGGATGCGCTTCTCGAAATCCGCGACCTGAACGTCGATTTCGCCACCTCGCGCGGTCGCGTCAAGGCACTGCGCAGCGTCGACCTGAGCGCCAAGCGCGGCCGCATCCTCGGCATTGTCGGCGAGAGCGGCTCGGGCAAGAGCACGGTCCTGTGGTCCATCCTCGGGCTACTGTCCGGCAACGCGACCGTGCGGTCCGGAACGATCCAGCTGGAAGGCCGCGACCTTCTCGGAATGCGCGAGAGCGAACTGCGCGCGATCCGCGGCGAGCGCGTCTCGACCGTGTTCCAGGACCCGATAACCTCGCAGATACCCGTGCTCACCTATGGCCAGCAGATGCTGGACGTGCTGGAGCGGCGGCCGGAATCGCGCGAGCAGAAGCGGAAGCGGGCGGTCGAGGCCATGCGCCGCGTCGGCATCCCCGATCCCGAAATGCGCGTCGGCCAGTATCCGCACCAGTTCAGCGGCGGCATGCGCCAGCGGGCCGGCATCGCCATGGCCATGATGACCGAGCCGGCGCTGCTCCTGGCCGACGAACCCACGACTGCGCTCGACGTGACGACCGAGGCGCAGATCATCCGCCTCATCCGGGAACTCCAGCAGGACCTCAACGCCACGGCCATCGTCGTTTCGCACAATCTGGGGCTGATCGCGGAACTCTGCGATGACGTGGCCGTGATGTATGCGGGCGAGGTCGTCGAGCAGGGCGAGGTCCACGCCATCTTCCACGGCGCCAGCCACCCCTATACGCGCGCGCTGCTCGAATGCGATCCGGCACGCGTGACGAAGGCGACGCGCCATCTGCCGGTGATCCCGGGCGAGGTGCCCGACCTGACGGCGCCGCCTCCGGCCTGCGTCTTCGCCGGCCGCTGTCCCCGCACCATGCCGGTCTGCCACGAGACGAAGCCTGGCGATCACGTCTCGCGGGCAGGCACCGTGGCGCGCTGCCATCTCGTGGCCGGCCCCTGTGCCGACGCGGACTGGCCCCCGCCGCTGGACGTCGCGACCGTTCCGCGCGGGTCGGCGATTGCCGAACCTGCCATCAGGTCCGAGACCGGCGGGGAACCGCTTCTGGACGTTCGTGACCTGCACGTGCATTTTCCGGTCGCCCGGCGTTTCGGCTCGTCCGGACCGCGCCACATCGAAGCCGTCGCGGGCGTATCCCTGCAACTTGAGGCGGGCCGGACAGTGGGACTGGTCGGCGAAAGCGGATCGGGAAAGACGACGCTCGGCCGCACGATCCTCAATCTCGGCCCGTCCCATTCCGGCAGCGTGCGCTTCGAAGGCCGCGAGGTCCTCGGCCTGCCCGAGCGCCGCTTCGTTGCCCTGCGCCGCGACATGGCGATGATGTTCCAGGATCCGATCGGTTCCCTCAGCCCGCGCCGCACCGTGCGTGCGCTGATAACGGAGCCGTTTCAGATTCATGGCATCGGCGGCCGCGACCTCGATTTGGAGGCCGAGCGGCTGTCCGACATGGTGCGTTTTCCCCGCGCCTTCCTGTCGCGCTATCCGCATGAACTCTCGGGCGGTCAGGCGCGGCGCGTCGGCGTGGCCCGCGCGCTGGCGCTGGAGCCGAAGCTGGTGATCGCCGACGAGCCGACGGCCGGCCTCGACGTCTCGGTCCAGGGGGAGATCCTGAACCTGATGAACGAGCTGCAGGCGGCCAAGGGCCTCGCCTACCTTCTCATCACCCACAATCTCGCCGCCATCCGCCACGTCAGCGACCGGCTGGCGATCATGTATCTCGGGCGCATCGTCGAGGAAGGGCCGACCGAGGCGGTATTCGGCGCGCCGGCGCATCCCTACACGCACGCCCTGGTGGAAGGCGTGCCGCGCCCCGACCCCGACCATCGGGCAGCGCCGGTTCCCATCCTCGGCGAAGTTCCCAGCCTGGCCCGGCGGCCACCGGGCTGCGAGTTCCACCCCCGCTGCCCCTTCGCCCGCGACCGCTGCCGCAGCGAAGCGCCGGCCGCGCGCACCGACCAGGCCGGACGCTCGTTCCGCTGCCACTACCCGCTTCACGAAGCGGGTTGACGCAAACCGGGAGTGGAGCTGCGAGCGGCTGGCTGCGTGTCCAGCGATAAATTGCACATGTCGCGGGGTAGGCACCGCGCCGTGCGACCTCACCCCGCCCGCAGGCGGCTTTCTCGGAGCAGGCCCTGGTCTTCCAGCACCGGGTAGGCGATGGAGGCGAGCAGGGAGTTGATCTGCTTCAGGTCGCGGATCGTGTCGAGGTGGATGGAACTGGTCTCCAGGCTGCGCACAGTGCCGTCGCGCAGGCGCGCGAAATGGTTCTGGCTGGAGGATTTCTCCATGTCGCGCAGCCGGTCCTTCTCCAGCACCAGCTGGCGGGCGGTCTCGGCGTCGCGCGAGACCAGCACGTTGAAGGCGAGCCGCGCGTTGGCCGCGACGGAGGCGTGGAACTCGGCGAGTTCGCGCCAGCCTTCCTCCGTGAATTCGAGGCCGCGGTCGAGCTTCTTCTGGACGTGGACGAGCATGTTGCGGACGACGATGTCGCCGACCTGCTCCAGCTTCACGCAGGCGCCGATCAGTTCCTGGCAGCGCAGCGCCTCGTCCTCCGACAGAGGATGGACGGTCATCCGGGCAAGATAGAGCTTGATCGCGGCATGGCTGCGGTCGACGCGGTCGTCCAGCGTGGCGAGGGAGCGGATGCCTTCGGCGTCGGCATGGACATAGAGTTCCATCACCCGCTTCAGCATTACCTCGATCGTTTCGCAGACGCGCACCACCTCGCGCGTGGCATTGGCGAGCGCCTGGGCCGGCTTGTCGAGCGCCTTCTCGTTGAGCGCGCTGAGCTCGGCGACGGCGATGTTGGGGGCTTCCGGCGTGGCCGCGCCGACGAGCCGGGTGGCCAGCGCATGGATCGGACCCGCGATGGGGATGCCGGCCAGCGCCAGAGCGGCGTTGAAGAGGATGTGGGCATGAATGAGCTGGGCAGGCACGGTCTCGCCGAGGAGATGGATCGGCGGATCGAGGAGAACGATACCGGCCAGCACCACGACCGAGCCGGTGCCGCGCAGTATGAGGTTGCCGATCGGGACGGTACGGGAGGCCGGCGGCGAGGCGCGCGAGAGCACCGCCGCGATCGCGCAGCCGCCAAGATTCGCACCGAGCACCAGCACGACGCCGAGCTCGGCCGGAACCAGACCGCGCGCGGCCAGCGCCGCCACCAGGAGCACCGCCGCGACGCTGGAATGGAAGAGCCACGTCACCACGGCCGCGATGATGAAGGCGGTGACGGGATCGCCGGCGAGATAGCCGACCACGACGGGGAGCAGGCGGCTGTCGCGCAGCGGTTCGGAGGCGTGACCGATCATCTGGAGCGACAGGATCAGAAGCCCGACGCCGATGAGGATGCGCCCGATCTGGCGCCATTTGCGCGCCGCCGTGGTGAGAAACATGGCCGTTCCCGCGACGAGGCACATTGGCGCGAGGAGGGCGAGATCGAAAGAGAGCAGCTTGACCACCATGGCCGAGCCGACGTCGGCGCCGAGCACGGTGATCAGCCCCGCCGTGCCGGAGATGATTCCCGCACCCGCGAAGGAGCCGATCAGGAGCGAGGTGGCCGTCGCGCTCTGCAACGCCACCGCGAGCCCCGCGCCGGCGAAGACCGCGCTCACGGGATTGCGCAGGATGCGCCGCAGCCGGTGGCGCAACAGGTCGCCATAGGCACGCTCAACGCCGGTGCGCACCATCCGCGTGGCCCACAAGAGAAGCGCGACCGCGCCCGCGAGATTGAGGAGGACGAGCGATCCGGTCATTCCAGGATGCCCTGGAAGGTGCCACCGTCGGGATAGTTCGGGAAAGTCATAGTAGACCAAACCATTCTAATTGCGGCCGGTTCCGCGTCAGGTTCTTTTAGCCGGATAATGTTCCGTTCCACAGTAGATGTCGATACGCGGCGCGACACATCGCGCCGGTTTTGCGCTACGCATGGTGGTGAAGCCCGCCATTTGCCTGTGGGCATGGGGCCGAAAGGGAGAGGGGAGCATGAGCCTCGACCGCTTCTCGCGAAACAGAATGGCCGTAGCTGATAAGCGGTCGGCACCGGCTGGTTTACACCACTCGATTTCGCGGGCAGAGTTTCGGCCGAACGAACAACCCGGAACGTCCGTATGCCTGCCACGATCACCGATACCGACCGCCGGGAGGACTGCTGATCCATGTGCCTGATGTGCGAAACGGCGGCGCCTGCATTCGGCGAGTTCGGCATGACGGAACGGCCGTCGGAAGAGCTTCGCGGCGTGTTCTGGGAGGGTTCGCACGAAGAGGCGGCCGCCGGGGCGGTGCGCGCGATGCTGAAGCGGGTGCAGGCGCACTGCGGCGCCGGCAAAGCCTCGCTCTGGGACGGCCCGATCGTCGGCGTCTCTTGGAGTACCGGACCGGGGCGCTTTCGCACCTTCGTCGGGATAGAGTCCGCCACGGTCGGGACTGCGACCGACGCCGGGCTGGAGACGCTGACGCTTCCTGGACACAGATACGCTACCGCGTGGCACGGGGCGGAGGACGGCGACGTGGTGGAGCGCTATGGCCGGATGATCGAATGGATCCGGATGGCCGGGCACG
This region includes:
- a CDS encoding ABC transporter permease: MNPSEALQPRESAARERAASLKLFLSNWQGVVGLVLVILFFASALLAPWIAPYHPAAMDIPARLSPPTLDHLAGTDQLGRDTLSRVLWGGRIALQVAAIGVSVSLVVGLALGMIAGYGPRWLDNLLLLLFDAVRAFPTIVLAMATVALTGPSLGLVLAIVIISSIPHYARMARTATLAIRSAEFILAQRSLGASTPRILLLHILPNVAGPLLILAAMDVPVVVTIEAGLSFLGLGVRPPQASWGTILNEGYLVIRDTPWLVVAGGVPLVLTTLGFTFLGEALRDVLDPRLRRGR
- a CDS encoding ABC transporter ATP-binding protein, with amino-acid sequence MDALLEIRDLNVDFATSRGRVKALRSVDLSAKRGRILGIVGESGSGKSTVLWSILGLLSGNATVRSGTIQLEGRDLLGMRESELRAIRGERVSTVFQDPITSQIPVLTYGQQMLDVLERRPESREQKRKRAVEAMRRVGIPDPEMRVGQYPHQFSGGMRQRAGIAMAMMTEPALLLADEPTTALDVTTEAQIIRLIRELQQDLNATAIVVSHNLGLIAELCDDVAVMYAGEVVEQGEVHAIFHGASHPYTRALLECDPARVTKATRHLPVIPGEVPDLTAPPPACVFAGRCPRTMPVCHETKPGDHVSRAGTVARCHLVAGPCADADWPPPLDVATVPRGSAIAEPAIRSETGGEPLLDVRDLHVHFPVARRFGSSGPRHIEAVAGVSLQLEAGRTVGLVGESGSGKTTLGRTILNLGPSHSGSVRFEGREVLGLPERRFVALRRDMAMMFQDPIGSLSPRRTVRALITEPFQIHGIGGRDLDLEAERLSDMVRFPRAFLSRYPHELSGGQARRVGVARALALEPKLVIADEPTAGLDVSVQGEILNLMNELQAAKGLAYLLITHNLAAIRHVSDRLAIMYLGRIVEEGPTEAVFGAPAHPYTHALVEGVPRPDPDHRAAPVPILGEVPSLARRPPGCEFHPRCPFARDRCRSEAPAARTDQAGRSFRCHYPLHEAG
- a CDS encoding Na/Pi cotransporter family protein — its product is MTGSLVLLNLAGAVALLLWATRMVRTGVERAYGDLLRHRLRRILRNPVSAVFAGAGLAVALQSATATSLLIGSFAGAGIISGTAGLITVLGADVGSAMVVKLLSFDLALLAPMCLVAGTAMFLTTAARKWRQIGRILIGVGLLILSLQMIGHASEPLRDSRLLPVVVGYLAGDPVTAFIIAAVVTWLFHSSVAAVLLVAALAARGLVPAELGVVLVLGANLGGCAIAAVLSRASPPASRTVPIGNLILRGTGSVVVLAGIVLLDPPIHLLGETVPAQLIHAHILFNAALALAGIPIAGPIHALATRLVGAATPEAPNIAVAELSALNEKALDKPAQALANATREVVRVCETIEVMLKRVMELYVHADAEGIRSLATLDDRVDRSHAAIKLYLARMTVHPLSEDEALRCQELIGACVKLEQVGDIVVRNMLVHVQKKLDRGLEFTEEGWRELAEFHASVAANARLAFNVLVSRDAETARQLVLEKDRLRDMEKSSSQNHFARLRDGTVRSLETSSIHLDTIRDLKQINSLLASIAYPVLEDQGLLRESRLRAG
- a CDS encoding GyrI-like domain-containing protein, with amino-acid sequence MCLMCETAAPAFGEFGMTERPSEELRGVFWEGSHEEAAAGAVRAMLKRVQAHCGAGKASLWDGPIVGVSWSTGPGRFRTFVGIESATVGTATDAGLETLTLPGHRYATAWHGAEDGDVVERYGRMIEWIRMAGHARSPDGPHHREEYPRESDFDATPVLRLMLPVT